A single region of the Vicia villosa cultivar HV-30 ecotype Madison, WI linkage group LG4, Vvil1.0, whole genome shotgun sequence genome encodes:
- the LOC131596367 gene encoding protein phosphatase 2C 53-like → MEELLYVVTVPLRVGNFVCDNSVIVIHMDVSRFKVMEDAGSLSNSVSKVSTETVVGSDYSRNVEIGVTEVTAPELDREGEVPLVEMISQNKSDLVSSDVALVPESEEDDSLSLEGEQFIDSSCSLSVVSENSSIGGEEFVASDATSEVGTPRSVYVEKIVGPVNIVAHAADLGESNVDTDIVSESLTVAVSLDQEIGVESDLKPTTVVVDHQMPQEEGTSVTVVRSVFELDYTPLWGFISLCGRRPEMEDAFATVPQFLKIPIQMLIGDRVPDGINRCFRPQMTHFFGVYDGHGGSQVANYCRERLHLALAEEIELVKEGLINGSTVDSCQDQWNKAFTNCFLKVDAEIGGTANNEAVAPETVGSTAVVALICSSHIIVANCGDSRAVLCRGKEPMALSVDHKPNREDEYARIEAAGGKVIQWNGHRVFGVLAMSRSIGDRYLKPWIIPEPEVQFIPRAKEDECLILASDGLWDVMTNEEICDLARKRILLWYKKNSSELPSERGETSDPAAQAAAEFLSNRALQKGSKDNITVIVVDLKPQRKYKNKT, encoded by the exons ATGGAAGAATTGTTGTATGTGGTTACAGTGCCATTGAGAGTAGGTAACTTCGTCTGCGATAACTCGGTCATAGTTATACACATGGATGTATCCAGATTTAAAGTAATGGAAGATGCAGGGTCGTTGTCTAATTCTGTAAGTAAGGTTTCCACCGAGACAGTTGTAGGTTCGGACTATAGCCGTAATGTTGAAATAGGTGTCACAGAAGTCACGGCACCAGAATTGGATAGGGAAGGAGAAGTTCCTTTGGTGGAAATGATATCCCAAAATAAAAGTGATTTGGTTTCTAGTGATGTAGCGTTGGTTCCAGAAAGCGAGGAGGATGATTCGTTATCATTGGAAGGTGAACAGTTTATTGATAGCTCGTGTTCTCTATCGGTTGTCAGTGAGAATAGTAGTATAGGTGGAGAAGAGTTTGTTGCTTCTGATGCTACTTCAGAAGTTGGAACACCACGTTCGGTATATGTAGAGAAGATTGTCGGTCCTGTCAATATTGTTGCTCACGCCGCTGATTTGGGGGAGTCGAAtgttgacacggatattgtgagTGAATCCCTTACCGTGGCTGTGAGTCTTGACCAAGAGATTGGAGTTGAGTCGGACCTAAAACCTACTACGGTTGTTGTTGATCATCAGATGCCTCAGGAAGAGGGAACGAGTGTAACCGTTGTCCGGAGTGTTTTTGAATTGGATTATACCCCATTATGGGGATTCATATCGCTATGTGGAAGAAGACCTGAAATGGAAGACGCATTTGCAACTGTTCCTCAATTCTTGAAAATTCCTATTCAGATGTTGATTGGTGATCGAGTACCTGACGGAATAAACCGATGTTTTAGGCCGCAGATGACTCATTTCTTTGGAGTATATGATGGCCATGGAGGCTCTCAG GTGGCAAATTATTGTCGTGAACGCCTTCATTTGGCATTGGCTGAGGAAATAGAACTTGTCAAGGAAGGTTTAATCAATGGAAGTACCGTGGATAGTTGCCAAGATCAGTGGAACAAAGCATTCACCAACTGTTTCTTAAAGGTTGATGCTGAAATTGGAGGAACGGCCAATAATGAAGCTGTTGCGCCAGAAACGGTTGGTTCCACTGCAGTAGTTGCTCTAATATGTTCATCTCATATCATAGTTGCAAATTGTGGTGATTCAAGAGCCGTTCTTTGTCGGGGCAAAGAACCAATGGCGTTATCAGTGGACCATAAA CCAAACCGAGAAGATGAATATGCTAGAATTGAAGCAGCCGGAGGAAAAGTGATACAATGGAATGGTCATCGTGTATTCGGTGTTCTTGCAATGTCAAGGTCTATCG GTGACAGATATTTGAAACCGTGGATTATCCCAGAACCAGAAGTTCAATTCATTCCACGTGCAAAAGAAGACGAATGTCTCATTCTAGCCAGCGACGGTCTATGGGATGTGATGACAAATGAAGAGATCTGTGACTTGGCTCGAAAACGAATACTTCTTTGGTACAAGAAAAACAGCTCAGAACTACCATCAGAAAGGGGGGAGACGAGTGACCCCGCAGCTCAAGCTGCAGCAGAGTTCCTCTCAAATCGTGCTCTTCAGAAAGGAAGCAAAGACAACATAACCGTGATAGTCGTGGATCTGAAACCTCAACGAAAGTATAAGAACAAGACATGA